Proteins encoded in a region of the Cydia pomonella isolate Wapato2018A chromosome 3, ilCydPomo1, whole genome shotgun sequence genome:
- the LOC133515810 gene encoding F-box only protein 9 produces MASASAAGAGTSTDSDGGEQEDPSSSSLFEVAEALDDLTLDNDDDDSSNKEGSDELAAFRQQWQRELDATPSPQREPAKLEPQEPLTEEDKAKQLFREGVDLERRGKLYEAIQHYKRAMQILPDVETRLYESAEPRDMPEEESETEEVVRVETEADDDEDFIEGEDLLTRLQRLQAKKGVLCEPEVAIRGTHISWLPYEVILLIMRWVVSSELDAASLERLAASCRGLYVAARDTDLWRALCVKTWGIDCGAPRAHGCTSWRHMYIQRPRILLHGCYISKTTYLRHGENSFQDQFYRPWYLIDYYRYLRFFADGVVLMWTTPDEPAACVSQLKSRQRLAPGALPGHYRLVGDKVVIVVKKSNDKKPAQTTNTRFRSRRKETHEHHDTIYHLELQLRSVRNRNNWQLQWRGYRVSTRKEQWTQFELSPAKFPPFAFSRVRAYTAETHTPL; encoded by the exons atgatgatgatgattcttCG AATAAGGAGGGCTCGGACGAGTTGGCAGCTTTCCGGCAGCAATGGCAGCGGGAACTAGATGCGACACCGTCTCCACAGCGGGAGCCGGCCAAGCTGGAGCCACAGGAGCCCCTCACCGAAGAGGACAAG GCAAAGCAACTGTTTCGCGAGGGTGTGGACCTTGAGCGACGCGGGAAGTTGTATGAGGCCATACAACATTATAAGCGAGCCATGCAAATCCTCCCTGACGTGGAAACGCGCTTGTATGAGAGTGCCGAGCCGCGGGACATGCCTGAAG AAGAGTCAGAAACGGAGGAGGTGGTCCGCGTGGAGACGGaagctgatgatgatgaagatttCATAGAAGGCGAGGATCTACTGACACGATTGCAACGGTTGCAAGCAAAAAAGGGAGTTCTGTGCGAACCAGAAGTTGCCATAAGG GGCACACATATATCCTGGCTACCATATGAGGTTATACTGCTGATCATGCGATGGGTTGTCAGCTCGGAGTTGGACGCAGCGTCTTTGGAGCGGCTGGCGGCGTCATGCCGGGGCCTGTACGTCGCCGCCCGCGACACGGACCTCTGGCGAGCACTGTGTGTGAA AACATGGGGCATAGACtgcggcgcgccgcgcgcccACGGCTGCACATCCTGGCGACACATGTATATACAACGACCAAGGATCTTACTACATGGCTGTTATATAAGCAAGACGACCTACCTGCGCCACGGGGAGAACTCCTTCCAGGACCAGTTCTACCGCCCGTGGTACCTCATCGACTACTACCGGTACCTTAG ATTCTTCGCCGACGGCGTGGTGCTGATGTGGACGACCCCCGACGAGCCGGCGGCCTGCGTGTCGCAGCTGAAGAGCCGGCAGCGCCTGGCGCCCGGCGCGCTGCCGGGGCACTACAGACTGGTCGGAGACAAG GTTGTGATCGTGGTAAAGAAGAGCAACGATAAGAAACCGGCACAGACCACTAACACGCGTTTTCGATCGCGACGCAAGGAGACCCACGAGCACCACGACACTATCTATCACCTG GAGCTCCAACTGCGCTCAGTCCGCAACCGCAATAATTGGCAGCTCCAATGGCGCGGCTACCGCGTGTCCACCCGCAAGGAGCAGTGGACGCAGTTCGAGCTGTCCCCTGCCAAGTTCCCGCCGTTCGCGTTCAGTCGCGTCCGCGCCTACACCGCCGAGACTCATACGCCGCTGTGA